One region of Primulina tabacum isolate GXHZ01 chromosome 1, ASM2559414v2, whole genome shotgun sequence genomic DNA includes:
- the LOC142554429 gene encoding protein CHUP1, chloroplastic-like, protein MIVRVGFLVAATAAAYAVNQKRAKAASQAKPIENGDESYEKSLISREDEDHLTFSKDDLNGVEVEEEKEEVKLINSIINPRTSITSGFADELLPEFDSLVSGEIDIPLPTDKYDTSVNSMAEKERMHESEMANHASELESLRRLVTELEEREVKLEGELLEYYGLKEQESSIVELQKQLKIMTVEIDMLNVTINTLQAERKKLQEEVSQGATVRKELEMTKKKLYDLQRQIQLEANQTKAHLLLLKQQVTGLQAKEEETFKKNTDVEKKLKFLKEMEVEIMELKRKNKELQIEKRELTVKLDAAEGRVKTLSSMTESEMVANVREEVNNLRHTNEDLLKQVEGLQMNRFSEVEELVYLRWVNACLRFELRNYQTPSGKISARDLSKSLSPRSQERAKQLMLEYAESERGEGDTDMESNFDNMSVDSEDFDNASVDSLTSRLSSFSKKPTLIQKLKRWGRSKDDSSTVSSPARSFGGGSPSTSSISTRPRGPLESLMLRNAGDSIAITTFGMAEQDEINSPETPREPPDSLNSVASSFHLMSKSVEGVLDEKYPAYKDRHKLALEREKQLKEKAQQARTARFGGGDVKKSVSLPPKLSLIKEKPVVSGDSCDQSNDNKEDSPAVSRMKLAHIEKRAPRVPRPPPKASGEASTGGNKPVSSGPPGAPPPPPPPGAPPPPPPPGGPPRPPPPPGSLSRAGGGGDKVHRAPELVEFYQSLMKREAKKDTSSLISTTSNTSEARSNMIGEIENRSSFLLAVKADVETQGDFVESLAAEVRAASFTNVDDLVAFVNWLDEELSFLVDERAVLKHFDWPEGKADALREAAFEYQDLMKLEKQVTSFTDDPSLSCEAALKKMYKLLEKVEQSVYALLRTRDMAMSRYKEFGIPVDWLLDTGVVGKIKLSSVQLARKYMKRVATELDAIGEPEKEPNREFLILQGVRFAFRVHQFAGGFDAESMKAFEELRSRAHAQTGGDNKMEA, encoded by the exons ATGATTGTCAGGGTTGGCTTCCTTGTTGCTGCTACAGCTGCAGCTTATGCGGTTAATCAGAAGAGGGCTAAGGCCGCTTCACAGGCTAAGCCAATTG AAAATGGTGACGAATCCTATGAGAAATCTTTGATTTCAAGGGAAGATGAAGATCATCTCACCTTCTCTAAGGATGACCTCAATGGG GTTGAGGTGGAAGAGGAGAAGGAAGAAGTTAAACTAATAAATAGCATAATAAATCCCAGAACGAGCATCACCTCGGGCTTTGCAGATGAGCTTTTGCCGGAATTTGATAGTCTTGTATCAGGAGAAATTGATATACCTTTGCCTACTGATAAATATGATACATCAGTCAATTCTATGGCAGAAAAAGAAAGGATGCATGAAAGTGAAATGGCAAATCATGCAAGTGAACTCGAAAGCTTAAGGAGATTAGTTACAGAATTGGAAGAGAGAGAGGTGAAGCTCGAAGGAGAGTTACTTGAATACTATGGCTTGAAGGAGCAAGAATCGAGTATCGTTGAGTTACAGAAGCAGCTCAAGATTATGACTGTTGAAATTGATATGTTGAATGTTACTATAAATACTTTGCAGGCAGAGAGGAAAAAGCTTCAAGAAGAGGTGTCTCAAGGAGCAACTGTTAGGAAAGAACTAGAAATGACTAAAAAGAAGTTGTATGATTTGCAGAGGCAAATTCAGCTTGAAGCTAATCAGACAAAAGCGCATCTTTTGTTGCTGAAGCAACAGGTTACCGGGCTTCAAGCAAAAGAGGAGGAAACTTTCAAGAAAAACACAGATGTTGAGAAAAAGTTGAAGTTCTTGAAGGAAATGGAGGTGGAGATTATGGAGCTTAAGAGGAAGAACAAAGAGCTTCAAATTGAGAAGAGAGAGTTGACGGTGAAATTGGATGCTGCAGAAGGCAGAGTTAAGACACTTTCCAGCATGACAGAG AGTGAAATGGTTGCTAATGTGAGGGAAGAAGTGAATAACTTGAGGCATACAAATGAGGACCTCCTTAAACAAGTTGAAGGGCTCCAGATGAATAGATTCAGTGAAGTCGAAGAGCTTGTTTATCTTCGTTGGGTGAATGCCTGCCTAAGATTCGAGCTTCGCAACTACCAAACGCCTTCTGGAAAAATTTCGGCCCGTGATCTTAGTAAAAGTCTGAGTCCAAGATCTCAGGAGAGGGCTAAACAGCTAATGTTGGAATATGCCGAGTCAGAACGTGGAGAAGGAGACACGGATATGGAAAGCAACTTCGATAACATGTCAGTCGATAGTGAAGATTTTGACAATGCTTCTGTTGATAGTTTAACTAGCAGATTGAGTAGTTTTAGTAAAAAACCAACCTTGATCCAAAAATTGAAGAGATGGGGTCGAAGTAAAGATGATTCTAGCACGGTTTCTTCTCCGGCACGATCGTTTGGTGGAGGGTCTCCCAGCACGAGTAGCATTAGTACTCGGCCAAGAGGTCCTTTAGAATCCCTAATGCTTAGAAATGCAGGTGACAGTATAGCAATTACGACATTTGGGATGGCAGAACAAGACGAGATTAACTCCCCTGAAACTCCCCGAGAACCTCCTGATTCGCTCAATTCCGTTGCATCCTCGTTTCATTTGATGTCGAAATCTGTCGAAGGAGTTCTAGACGAGAAGTATCCAGCGTATAAAGACCGCCACAAACTGGCTTTAGAGAGGGAGAAACAGCTTAAGGAAAAGGCTCAACAAGCAAGAACAGCAAGATTTGGTGGAGGAGATGTGAAAAAATCGGTTTCCCTCCCACCGAAGCTCTCACTTATCAAGGAGAAACCGGTTGTATCTGGAGATTCGTGTGATCAGTCTAATGATAACAAAGAGGATTCTCCTGCTGTGAGCAGAATGAAACTTGCACATATTGAAAAGAGAGCACCAAGGGTTCCACGACCTCCTCCTAAAGCATCTGGTGAGGCTTCTACTGGTGGAAATAAACCAGTCTCTAGTGGACCACCAGGcgctccaccaccaccacctccaccagGAGCACCTCCGCCCCCGCCACCGCCTGGTGGGCCTCCACGcccaccacctcctccaggaAGTCTCTCAAGAGCAGGTGGAGGTGGCGACAAAGTTCACCGAGCTCCTGAACTAGTTGAATTCTACCAATCATTGATGAAACGTGAAGCAAAGAAGGATACTTCTTCATTGATTTCTACCACATCAAACACCTCAGAAGCAAGGAGTAACATGATTGGAGAGATAGAGAACAGATCTTCATTCCTATTGGCC GTGAAAGCTGATGTGGAGACTCAAGGTGATTTTGTCGAGTCACTGGCAGCAGAAGTTCGTGCTGCTTCTTTTACCAATGTAGACGATTTGGTGGCTTTTGTGAACTGGCTAGATGAGGAACTCTCCTTCCTA GTTGATGAACGAGCAGTTCTCAAGCATTTTGATTGGCCGGAAGGGAAAGCTGATGCTTTAAGAGAGGCAGCGTTTGAGTATCAAGACCTGATGAAATTGGAGAAGCAAGTGACATCATTCACCGATGATCCTTCTCTTTCTTGTGAAGCTGCTTTAAAGAAGATGTACAAGTTGCTCGAGAA GGTGGAGCAAAGTGTGTATGCCCTTTTGCGCACACGTGACATGGCCATGTCACGATACAAGGAATTTGGAATTCCTGTTGATTGGTTGCTTGATACGGGTGTAGTAGGAAAG ATCAAGCTTTCATCAGTACAACTGGCTAGGAAATACATGAAACGTGTTGCGACTGAGCTTGATGCTATTGGTGAACCTGAGAAGGAGCCTAACAGAGAGTTCTTGATTCTGCAAGGGGTTCGGTTCGCTTTCCGTGTGCATCAG TTTGCTGGTGGCTTTGATGCTGAAAGCATGAAGGCTTTTGAAGAATTAAGAAGCCGAGCTCATGCACAAACAGGAGGGGACAATAAAATGGAAGCTTGA
- the LOC142514614 gene encoding uncharacterized protein LOC142514614, translated as MAPGRKGRKGKEVVQESEAPNVRGLNETDWGRRGRRPRGEARNVNVEREVDQLTKGMGEMELVISRFQNMRPPRFFGNEDGEKAIAWLKSMKRLFNMLEYTPELQLKLAICQLKDRAQLWWETTEKALKESALLAYVPHVASSDRNKLSYFMQGLNRTICTLVVAGAPVNYADAVEKAKNVEASLLLAEPQSVQPGFPQSFGGNVPMPSFQQSSYPQPRGSVQQRFPGPQQAQVHALTQDQVQDAQGGVIADTVSVSTPAGVCLMSHEIILNCVTRFDDNIMITNLIKLDMSDFDCILGMDTMSNYRATVDCFHGVVRFRPYYGSKWNFYGSDSQSRIPLVSAMEMFRILSIGNEGFMIYAVNATQGKRFEVSDIHVVKEFSDVFPDEIPGFPPQREIDFSIELVPGTNPISRAPYRLAPAELKELKEQLQDLLEKGYIRPSMSPWGAPLQGTSVYSKIDLRSGYHQLRVREEDVPMTAFRTRYGHYEFLTLKEKLTTAPVLALPSGSGGYVVCSDASLNGLGCVLMQNGRVIAYASRQLKPHETRYPVHDLELAAIPDLNMRQRRWMELLKDFDCEIQYQPGRMNLVADALSRKVQNDMLTSLTISKVHEHLGTSGWTYQISGDYFIVSSIQVEPQILSRIKAAQKTDPHIHRLKELSRTGQTEKFSVASDGSLRFNGRLVVPNLIDLKEAILKEAYCSRHSIHPGIRKMYHALRAHYWWEGMKKNISHFVAKCLTCQQVKAERMRSGGMLHSLEVPQWN; from the exons ATGGCACCGGGACGTAAAGGTAGAAAAGGAAAGGAAGTTGTTCAGGAATCTGAAGCTCCTAATGTGAGAGGACTTAACGAGACTGATTGGGGAAGACGAGGTCGTCGTCCTCGTGGTGAAGCACGAAATGTTAACGTTGAGCGTGAAGTGGATCAGTTGACCAAAGGAATGGGTGAAATGGAACTTGTGATATCCCGATTTCAGAACATGCGTCCTCCTCGATTCTTTGGGAATGAAGATGGTGAGAAAGCTATAGCATGGCTAAAAAGTATGAAGCGTTTGTTTAATATGTTGGAGTACACTCCTGAATTGCAGCTTAAGTTGGCTATTTGTCAATTAAAAGATCGAGCTCAGTTATGGTGGGAAACTACAGAGAAAGCTTTGAAAGAATCAG CGCTTCTTGCCTATGTTCCTCATGTTGCTAGCAGTGATCGGAACAAGCTATCTTATTTTATGCAAGGATTGAATCGAACCATTTGTACTTTAGTGGTAGCTGGAGCGCCTGTTAATTATGCTGATGCTGTTGAGAAAGCCAAGAATGTGGAGGCGAGTTTACTTTTGGCAGAACCACAGTCAGTTCAACCAGGTTTTCCTCAGAGTTTCGGAGGTAATGTGCCGATGCCA TCTTTTCAGCAATCTAGCTATCCTCAGCCTAGAGGTTCGGTTCAGCAGCGTTTTCCAGGGCCACAGCAGGCTcaagttcatgctttaactcaGGATCAGGTTCAAGATGCACAGGGCGGAGTTATTGCAG ATACTGTGTCAGTTTCTACTCCTGCCGGTGTATGTTTGATGTCTCATGAGATAATTCTGAATTGTGTGACTAGATTCGatgataatattatgataactaATCTCATCAAGCTAGATATGTCTGACTTCGACTGTATTCTGGGAATGGATACTATGTCTAATTAtcgagctaccgttgattgtttccatggagTCGTCAGATTCAGACCATATTATGGCAGTAAATGGAATTTTTACGGTAGTGATTCGCAATCACGTATTCCATTAGTGTCAGCAATGGAAATGTTTAGAATCTTGTCGATAGGAAATGAAGGATTCATGATCTATGCAGTTAATGCGACACAGGGAAAAAGATTTGAAGTTTCTGATATTCATGTTGTCAAGGAATTCTctgatgtatttcccgatgaaatTCCTGGATTTCCACCCCAGAGGGAaatagattttagcattgagttGGTGCCCGGGACaaatcctatttctagagcaccaTACCGTTTGGCTCCAGCGGAATTGAAAGAGCTCAAAGAGCAATTACAGGACTTGCTGGAAAAAGGTTATATTAGACCAAGTatgtcaccttggggagctccg ttgcagggtacaTCAGTGTATTCAAAGATCGATCTTCGTTCTGGCTACCATCAGCTTCGAGTTCGAGAGGAAGATGTTCCGATGACAGCATTTCGAACgcgttatgggcattatgaatttcta ACATTGAAGGAAAAGTTGACAACAGCTCCAGTGCTAGCTTTGCCATCAGGCTCAGGTGGATATGTTGTTTGTTCAGATGCATCTCTAAATGGACTTGGATGTGTTCTAATGCAAAATGGGCGAGTGattgcatatgcttctcgtcagttgaagccgCATGAGACCCGTTATCCAGTTCATGACTTAGAGTTGGCTGCtatt CCTgacttgaacatgagacaacgtCGATGGATGGAGttacttaaagactttgattgtgagattcagtatcaacCAGGGCGAATGAATCTTGTTGCAGATGCTCTCAGCAGGAAAGTTCAGAATGATATGCTGacatctctgactatctctaaAGTTCACGAGCACTTGGGAACTTCAGGATGGACTTATCAGATCAGTGGAGACTACTTTATAGTGTCATCTATTCAAGTCGAGCCACAGATTTTGTCCAGAATCAAAGCAGCACAGAAGACCGATCCGCATATTCATAGATTGAAAGAATTGTCTCGAACAGGTCAGACAGAAAAGTTTAGTGTTGCTTCAGATGGTAGTCTGCGCTTTAATGGTAGACTTGTGGTTCCTAATTTGATAGATCTGAAAGAAGCCATACTAAAGGAAGCATATTGTAGTCGACACAGTATTCATCCAGGAATTCGAAAGATGTATCATGCCTTGAGAGCTCATTATTGGTGGGAAGGtatgaagaaaaatatttctcattttgTGGCTAAATGCTTAACGTGTCAACAAgttaaa